From the genome of Triticum aestivum cultivar Chinese Spring chromosome 3B, IWGSC CS RefSeq v2.1, whole genome shotgun sequence, one region includes:
- the LOC123070984 gene encoding exonuclease 1 encodes MGIQGLLPQLKSIMAPIRVEDLRGQTVAVDTYSWLHKGALSCGDRLCKGIPTTRHIEYCMHRVNLLRHHGVKPILVFDGGFLPMKSEQEVKRARSRKENLERAREHEAAGNSRAAFDCYQKAVDITPKIALELIQVLKQEKVDYIVAPYEADAQMTFLSVNKLVDAVITEDSDLIPFGCSRIIFKMDKFGQGVEFQITRLERNRELDLNGFTKQMLLEMCILSGCDYLPSLPGMGVKRAHALIQKLKSHEKVIKHLRYSAVSVPPQYEENFKKAIWAFQFQRVYDPATEDIVHLSGIPHDLSEDDFLGPWLPQAVVKGIALGEIDPLTKEPFEASIPCSAPAADKGYMVKESIIPSNGKKRLELPVQKNILTNYFCLASLEAKRKFRAPKVTPKQKMLNESSLPSPQTEDSGTPDSIEDTSLPMNNIQFSQYSSEHFSSEPPRDDSIDASQCSTGRAFPWGDSDSVSPHCSSHDIGNGPLSRDQHIEDAEVEVSYCNTSAMPISPCLERTSPGIADLSLVSHNTEPSRPVLHYAESYVAPTVRSSYFKKDKRVFTNQVEDQLDDDDDDNAETGTSTLSGVQPGNPGGVVKRRKLWDPQNFEDETLPPTSSHDSPAVDEGCGTDSLDDIDTNSEGRFGCNVSHVNNYSGIAKKSMDKFAALISSFRYAGSRASGLRAPLKDVKNTLSVRSILRPPEQNLRCTAKKTARGHRSQSRSRSDASNSADGPPDLSAFTHSPVFLPDLGKVTDKDAPARSTTGGCPDQSKNTRKAVGTAVSPDLSTFAYTPTTTASRPERSKFSTAIRTADSPDLSTFAYRPTTTASRSERSKLSPTAIRTADSPPDLITFAYKPMKPLDGSRVAGTTLAASGRNSRGKFT; translated from the exons atggggatccaggGTTTGCTGCCGCAACTCAAGTCGATAATGGCGCCCATCAGGGTGGAGGACCTGAGGGGGCAGACGGTCGCCGTCGACACCTACTCCTGGCTCCACAAGGGCGCCCTCTCCTGCGGCGACCGCCTCTGCAAGGGCATCCCCACCACCAG GCATATTGAGTACTGCATGCATAGGGTTAACTTGTTGCGGCACCATGGTGTGAAGCCAATTCTTGTATTTGATGGAGGCTTTCTGCCAATGAAGAGCGAACAAGAGGTCAAACGTGCAAG GTCACGAAAGGAAAATCTTGAGCGTGCCAGGGAACATGAAGCAGCTGGGAATTCTCGCGCTGCTTTCGACTGCTACCAGAAAGCTGTTGATATTACACCTAAAATTGCTTTAGAACTGATCCAG GTACTGAAGCAAGAAAAGGTCGATTATATTGTTGCACCTTATGAAGCAGATGCACAAATGACATTCTTATCTGTCAACAAACTTGTTGATGCTGTAATTACCGAGGATTCAGATTTGATACCATTTGGCTGTTCTAGA ATTATTTTCAAGATGGACAAATTTGGGCAAGGTGTTGAATTCCAGATAACGCGATTGGAACGAAACAGGGAGCTGGACTTAAATGGATTCACGAAACAGATGTTACTAGAGATGTGTATTTTAAGTGGCTGTGACTATCTTCCATCCTTGCCGGGAATGGGTGTCAAACGTGCTCATGCACTCATCCAAAAACTTAAGAGTCATGAGAAG GTAATCAAGCACCTGAGGTACAGTGCTGTTTCTGTTCCACCTCAATATGAAGAGAATTTCAAGAAGGCAATATGGGCTTTTCAGTTTCAAAGGGTCTATGATCCTGCGACAGAAGATATTGTTCATTTGTCTGGCATTCCTCATGACCTCAGCGAAGACGACTTTCTGGGCCC ATGGTTACCACAGGCTGTTGTTAAAGGTATTGCTCTAGGGGAAATCGATCCACTTACAAAAGAACCATTTGAG GCCAGCATTCCTTGCAGTGCACCTGCTGCTGACAAAGGTTATATGGTCAAGGAGTCTATTATTCCTTCAAATGGAAAGAAGAGGCTAGAATTGCCTGTGCAGAAGAACATATTGACAAATTACTTCT GCTTAGCATCGCTTGAGGCAAAACGGAAGTTCAGGGCACCGAAGGTTACACCCAAGCAAAAAATGTTGAATGAATCTTCTTTGCCGAGCCCTCAGACTGAAGACTCTGGCACCCCTGATTCAATTGAAGACACTAGCTTGCCAATGAATAATATTCAATTCTCTCAGTATAGTTCTGAGCATTTTAGCTCTGAACCTCCTCGAGATGATTCAATTGATGCTTCTCAATGTAGTACTGGTCGTGCCTTCCCCTGGGGCGATTCAGATAGTGTTTCACCCCACTGTAGTTCTCATGATATTGGCAATGGTCCTCTTTCTAGGGATCAACACATTGAAGATGCAGAG GTTGAGGTCAGTTATTGCAACACAAGTGCAATGCCAATAAGTCCTTGCTTAGAGA GGACTTCGCCTGGGATAGCAGATCTATCATTAGTTTCTCACAACACGGAGCCATCGAGACCAGTGCTACATTATGCTGAAAGTTATGTGGCTCCTACTGTAAGGAGTTCATACTTCAAGAAAGATAAGAGGGTTTTCACAAATCAAGTAGAAGACCagttagatgatgatgatgatgataacgcTGAGACTGGCACTTCCACTCTTTCTGGAGTTCAACCGGGGAACCCTGGAGGTGTTGTGAAGAGAAGAAAACTTTGGGATCCCCAAAATTTTGAAGAC GAAACATTGCCGCCAACTAGTTCACATGACAGTCCAGCAGTTGATGAAG GCTGTGGTACTGATTCCCTTGATGACATCGACACAAATTCTGAAGGAAGATTCGGATGCAATGTTTCCCATGTGAATAATTACAGTGGCATTGCGAAGAAATCGATGGATAAGTTTGCTGCACTGATATCGTCTTTCAGATACGCAGGCTCCCGTGCCAGTGGCCTTCGTGCTCCTTTAAAGGATGTGAAGAATACCCTTTCTGTGAG ATCTATTCTCAGACCCCCGGAACAGAACCTCCGGTGTACGGCTAAGAAGACCGCGAGAGGTCATCGTTCACAAAGCAGATCCAGAAGTGATGCCTCGAATAGCGCCGACGGTCCTCCTGATCTGAGCGCGTTTACACACAGCCCTGTTTTTCTTCCTGATCTGGGGAAGGTCACCGATAAAGATGCACCGGCAAGATCTACTACTGGTGGTTGTCCTGATCAAAGCAAGAACACTCGTAAAGCAGTGGGCACTGCTGTCAGTCCTGATCTGAGCACATTTGCATACACACCCACGACTACTGCTAGTCGTCCTGAACGGAGCAAATTCTCTACAGCTATAAGAACTGCAGACAGTCCTGATCTGAGCACATTTGCATACCGACCCACGACTACTGCTAGTCGCTCTGAGCGGAGCAAATTGTCTCCTACAGCTATAAGAACCGCTGACAGTCCTCCTGATCTGATCACATTTGCATATAAACCCATGAAACCTTTGGATGGCAGCAGGGTTGCAGGGACAACATTAGCGGCTTCTGGAC